From Toxorhynchites rutilus septentrionalis strain SRP chromosome 2, ASM2978413v1, whole genome shotgun sequence, a single genomic window includes:
- the LOC129771682 gene encoding oxysterol-binding protein-related protein 2 isoform X1 — MAESVSYHNNGQYDNLRTSLPVPMFSRNDFNIWSVLKNCIGKELSKITMPVVFNEPLSFLQRMTEYMEYAKLLRVASEQPDPIERLKHVSAFAVSALASNWERLGKPFNPLLGETYELMRPEFRIICEQVSHHPPISAFHADSDSFTFHGTIHPKLKFWGKSVEIQPKGIVTVEFPKLGEAYSWSNVNCCVHNIIVGKLWIEQYGVMEVISHKHGLKSTLNFKPAGVGNKDLHRVEGFISDRNKRKTHFLYGKWTEFIKCTDHASYEEYCRENGYKFKRGDERSKSPNESPGTTPRKVLSKLNSLKMSSFRSLSMSEPDDPPEPAEGDIPKSDSSYSIDIPNSVTLWEAEARPDNTAEYYQFTKFAMTLNQMEEHMKQPHKLCPTDSRLRPDIRKLEQGDLDGAAQEKTRLEEKQRDNRKKCKKAEDTIFPRWFKQCVNPHTKQDDWIYQGGYWERNDDSLELDIF, encoded by the exons AACTTCCCTGCCGGTTCCCATGTTCTCACGCAATGACTTCAACATTTGGTCAGTGTTGAAAAACTGCATCGGAAAGGAGTTAAGCAAAATCACAATGCCAGTGGTATTCAACGAGCCGTTGAG CTTCCTTCAGCGGATGACCGAATATATGGAATATGCCAAACTGTTGCGAGTAGCTTCCGAGCAACCAGATCCCATCGAACGACTGAAGCATGTTTCTGCGTTCGCTGTCTCGGCGCTGGCATCGAACTGGGAGCGGCTTGGTAAACCCTTCAACCCGCTGCTGGGTGAAACATACGAACTCATGCGACCAGAGTTCAGAATTATCTGCGAGCAGGTATCTCATCACCCACCAATCTCGGCTTTCCATGCGGACTCGGATAGTTTCACGTTCCATGGGACGATTCATCCGAAGCTCAAGTTTTGGGGTAAGAGCGTGGAGATCCAGCCGAAGGGTATCGTGACGGTCGAGTTTCCGAAGCTGGGCGAAGCGTACTCGTGGAGTAACGTGAACTGTTGCGTACACAATATCATCGTGGGTAAGCTGTGGATCGAACAGTACGGCGTGATGGAAGTTATTAGCCATAAGCATGGCCTCAAATCGACGCTCAATTTCAAACCCGCCGGTGTGGGCAACAAAGATTTACATCGGGTCGAGGGATTCATATCGGATAGGAA CAAGCGCAAAACACATTTCCTGTATGGAAAATGGACAGAGTTTATTAAATGTACAGACCACGCATCGTACGAGGAGTACTGCAGGGAAAATGGTTACAAGTTCAAACGGGGCGATGAACGAAGTAAAAGTCCCAATGAATCACCTGGAACAACCCCTCGAAAAGTTCTGTCGAAGCTGAACAGTCTCAAAATGAGTTCTTTCAGAAGCTTGTCGATGTCAGAG CCCGACGATCCGCCAGAACCAGCGGAAGGTGATATACCGAAGAGTGATTCGTCCTACTCGATCGACATTCCGAACTCGGTAACTCTGTGGGAAGCCGAGGCTCGTCCTGACAACACCGCAGAATACTATCAGTTCACGAAGTTCGCTATGACACTCAATCAGATGGAGGAACACATGAAACAGCCGCATAAACTGTGTCCAACGGATTCTCGCCTGAGACCGGACATTCGAAAGCTTGAGCAGGGTGATCTGGACGGTGCAGCACAGGAGAAGACACGCCTCGAAGAGAAGCAGCGGGACAATCGGAAGAAATGTAAAAAAGCGGAGGATACTATTTTTCCAAG GTGGTTCAAACAGTGCGTGAATCCTCACACAAAGCAGGACGACTGGATCTACCAAGGCGGCTACTGGGAACGTAATGATGACTCGCTGGAGCTGGACATATTTTAA
- the LOC129771682 gene encoding oxysterol-binding protein-related protein 2 isoform X2 codes for MFSRNDFNIWSVLKNCIGKELSKITMPVVFNEPLSFLQRMTEYMEYAKLLRVASEQPDPIERLKHVSAFAVSALASNWERLGKPFNPLLGETYELMRPEFRIICEQVSHHPPISAFHADSDSFTFHGTIHPKLKFWGKSVEIQPKGIVTVEFPKLGEAYSWSNVNCCVHNIIVGKLWIEQYGVMEVISHKHGLKSTLNFKPAGVGNKDLHRVEGFISDRNKRKTHFLYGKWTEFIKCTDHASYEEYCRENGYKFKRGDERSKSPNESPGTTPRKVLSKLNSLKMSSFRSLSMSEPDDPPEPAEGDIPKSDSSYSIDIPNSVTLWEAEARPDNTAEYYQFTKFAMTLNQMEEHMKQPHKLCPTDSRLRPDIRKLEQGDLDGAAQEKTRLEEKQRDNRKKCKKAEDTIFPRWFKQCVNPHTKQDDWIYQGGYWERNDDSLELDIF; via the exons ATGTTCTCACGCAATGACTTCAACATTTGGTCAGTGTTGAAAAACTGCATCGGAAAGGAGTTAAGCAAAATCACAATGCCAGTGGTATTCAACGAGCCGTTGAG CTTCCTTCAGCGGATGACCGAATATATGGAATATGCCAAACTGTTGCGAGTAGCTTCCGAGCAACCAGATCCCATCGAACGACTGAAGCATGTTTCTGCGTTCGCTGTCTCGGCGCTGGCATCGAACTGGGAGCGGCTTGGTAAACCCTTCAACCCGCTGCTGGGTGAAACATACGAACTCATGCGACCAGAGTTCAGAATTATCTGCGAGCAGGTATCTCATCACCCACCAATCTCGGCTTTCCATGCGGACTCGGATAGTTTCACGTTCCATGGGACGATTCATCCGAAGCTCAAGTTTTGGGGTAAGAGCGTGGAGATCCAGCCGAAGGGTATCGTGACGGTCGAGTTTCCGAAGCTGGGCGAAGCGTACTCGTGGAGTAACGTGAACTGTTGCGTACACAATATCATCGTGGGTAAGCTGTGGATCGAACAGTACGGCGTGATGGAAGTTATTAGCCATAAGCATGGCCTCAAATCGACGCTCAATTTCAAACCCGCCGGTGTGGGCAACAAAGATTTACATCGGGTCGAGGGATTCATATCGGATAGGAA CAAGCGCAAAACACATTTCCTGTATGGAAAATGGACAGAGTTTATTAAATGTACAGACCACGCATCGTACGAGGAGTACTGCAGGGAAAATGGTTACAAGTTCAAACGGGGCGATGAACGAAGTAAAAGTCCCAATGAATCACCTGGAACAACCCCTCGAAAAGTTCTGTCGAAGCTGAACAGTCTCAAAATGAGTTCTTTCAGAAGCTTGTCGATGTCAGAG CCCGACGATCCGCCAGAACCAGCGGAAGGTGATATACCGAAGAGTGATTCGTCCTACTCGATCGACATTCCGAACTCGGTAACTCTGTGGGAAGCCGAGGCTCGTCCTGACAACACCGCAGAATACTATCAGTTCACGAAGTTCGCTATGACACTCAATCAGATGGAGGAACACATGAAACAGCCGCATAAACTGTGTCCAACGGATTCTCGCCTGAGACCGGACATTCGAAAGCTTGAGCAGGGTGATCTGGACGGTGCAGCACAGGAGAAGACACGCCTCGAAGAGAAGCAGCGGGACAATCGGAAGAAATGTAAAAAAGCGGAGGATACTATTTTTCCAAG GTGGTTCAAACAGTGCGTGAATCCTCACACAAAGCAGGACGACTGGATCTACCAAGGCGGCTACTGGGAACGTAATGATGACTCGCTGGAGCTGGACATATTTTAA